In the genome of Paenibacillus pabuli, one region contains:
- a CDS encoding MFS transporter, with translation MKGRPRNEESQGYLSVLRLPSFSVLLVGRLISGAGQILFSMATMWYILQLTESALAAALVPLMPYLIYAFLGVPLATISDRLPKKQILIWTDVLRAIIAIILAILFITEQMQPWHIYATNLLIAILGYLFNPAVQTVIPAILPDTSNQLAPANALLNSASKTLELLGYAIGGIVVAFFSVQSILLIYAITFLISAFSIALIRIPITRVVKQKGLKGFVRDSMLGIQFLFSRKILACCIIFGAIINFAGAPLQIFTPVFSNMVLNAGPQGYGLLQSAFAAGSVIGSLISGKYSKHLTLAHWFLISYVISGCSLVCMPLYPNLYFAIICSFMLTLGLALVNVPMITSILLSTPEEIRGRVMNSMGVLVSGISNPLGLLLGGWMIERYNPIWVYVVIGGFIILMGIVSMFVGPFREEIQQAARSERKTVSL, from the coding sequence ATGAAAGGGAGACCCCGGAATGAAGAATCGCAAGGATATCTTTCTGTACTACGTTTGCCCTCCTTTTCCGTATTGCTGGTGGGAAGACTTATATCCGGTGCAGGCCAGATTCTCTTTTCAATGGCAACAATGTGGTATATCCTCCAACTAACCGAGTCGGCGCTTGCGGCTGCGCTTGTTCCCTTAATGCCTTATCTCATCTATGCATTTCTTGGGGTGCCGCTGGCAACAATCAGCGACCGTCTTCCCAAGAAGCAAATTCTCATCTGGACCGATGTTTTGCGTGCGATCATAGCAATAATTCTGGCCATTCTTTTCATCACTGAACAAATGCAACCTTGGCATATTTATGCGACCAATCTTCTCATTGCAATTTTGGGATATTTGTTTAACCCCGCCGTTCAAACAGTTATTCCGGCCATCCTGCCCGATACCTCGAATCAACTAGCTCCTGCCAATGCCTTGCTGAATTCTGCCTCGAAAACTTTGGAATTGCTAGGGTATGCCATTGGGGGGATCGTTGTTGCTTTTTTTTCAGTCCAATCCATTCTGTTGATCTACGCTATTACGTTTTTGATCTCCGCATTCTCCATTGCACTAATTCGTATCCCGATCACGAGGGTTGTAAAACAAAAAGGACTTAAGGGGTTTGTCAGAGATAGCATGCTGGGCATTCAATTTTTGTTCTCGCGAAAAATACTGGCTTGCTGTATCATTTTTGGCGCCATCATTAACTTTGCAGGAGCCCCTTTACAAATATTCACTCCTGTATTTTCCAATATGGTATTAAATGCAGGTCCACAGGGTTATGGTCTGTTGCAGTCTGCCTTCGCGGCAGGAAGTGTTATAGGGTCCTTGATTAGCGGAAAATATTCCAAACATCTAACCCTTGCTCACTGGTTTCTAATCAGTTATGTCATTTCTGGATGTAGTTTGGTGTGTATGCCCCTATATCCAAATCTCTATTTCGCCATTATCTGTTCCTTTATGCTAACTCTGGGGTTGGCTCTGGTTAATGTACCTATGATTACTTCCATCTTGCTCTCTACCCCGGAAGAAATCAGGGGAAGAGTTATGAATAGTATGGGCGTTCTTGTAAGCGGAATAAGCAACCCCTTGGGATTACTGCTTGGAGGATGGATGATCGAACGATATAATCCGATCTGGGTGTATGTGGTGATCGGTGGTTTTATTATCCTAATGGGAATCGTTAGCATGTTTGTGGGCCCTTTTCGCGAAGAAATTCAACAAGCTGCCCGATCTGAACGGAAAACAGTATCCTTATAG
- a CDS encoding ribbon-helix-helix domain-containing protein, producing the protein MDKSSMINMNQMIEKSIEQAEKNMSGQKGVISVRLSQEEIEVIDQLVFLELAKNRSDATGMLIREGIRANRTLLEQIQGYTAQLEQVKSKIKESIHNSGLLTPLILDTTPDFDAKEVHPNERETPE; encoded by the coding sequence ATGGACAAGTCATCCATGATAAACATGAATCAAATGATTGAGAAATCAATTGAACAGGCAGAGAAAAACATGTCTGGACAAAAAGGGGTCATTTCTGTCAGGTTGAGTCAGGAGGAAATTGAGGTGATTGATCAGCTTGTGTTTCTTGAACTGGCCAAAAACCGTTCGGATGCAACTGGCATGTTGATTCGTGAAGGTATTCGGGCTAACAGGACTTTGCTGGAACAAATTCAGGGGTACACGGCCCAACTGGAGCAGGTTAAGTCCAAGATTAAGGAATCGATTCATAATTCAGGCTTACTAACACCTTTAATTCTGGATACAACTCCAGATTTCGATGCAAAGGAGGTGCACCCAAATGAAAGGGAGACCCCGGAATGA
- a CDS encoding GNAT family N-acetyltransferase, producing the protein MDHINIEHTPPSAAEYLALRKIAGLSAMSKEGAEIGLPNSLFAVCLREENEIVGMGRVIGDGGCFFQVVDIAVRPDHQGRGCGKLIMSEIMNYLREHVPARGLVSLLADVPADRLYAQFGFTYTSPKSEGMWWRQD; encoded by the coding sequence ATGGACCACATCAACATTGAACATACACCGCCCTCAGCAGCAGAATACCTTGCGTTACGGAAGATCGCAGGTCTCAGTGCGATGAGCAAGGAGGGAGCGGAGATTGGGCTGCCGAATAGTCTTTTTGCCGTTTGTCTGCGTGAAGAGAATGAAATTGTAGGCATGGGCCGGGTCATCGGGGACGGTGGTTGCTTCTTTCAGGTGGTGGATATTGCCGTGCGCCCGGACCATCAGGGAAGAGGATGTGGCAAACTGATCATGAGCGAAATCATGAATTATTTGCGTGAACATGTGCCTGCTCGTGGTTTGGTTAGCCTGCTGGCAGATGTTCCTGCCGATCGTCTGTACGCTCAATTTGGCTTCACCTACACCAGTCCAAAATCGGAGGGTATGTGGTGGAGACAAGATTGA
- a CDS encoding lanthionine synthetase LanC family protein has product MKDTSKLERIHRFDDMLQFIVEHLPPEIQWSSNDHWICFTPNLLELPEQGWKIHLSVVPAQGTELLKRIAFFLIGQRVQWKVVNNERKLIGASDGSIPLSQTGKCVTIYTPDEDCLVALLHKLYVMTDHLEGPVIPTDLAYLDSSCVYFRYGAFTDRFYYDLYTSMKINSLLNPDGKLEEDQRIPGRYKPEWIRLPEAIQDRMNSRLPEASSNMKKTHSVLVAESEKVNPFAERNLRVIRVLKKSGKGGVFLVSTRNLRSAVMKEATNRMRVDRYGRSCHDYLSNEFNMLKRLEHTGVVPKAFEQFSQQQNSYLLIEYFQGVSLREFVYKGLLTAELDFTGLFPICEQLLDLVSLCHQSGVAINDLTPNNIVVLPDGSLRLIDLELACNLNSSPGEEFLPLRGYTPGYVRRGSEHDPAPGIENDIYAMGAVLFYMATSIDPYLKYLDQLLVCCRSYLDEIPDKGLGELGKLGVQLMQGDIRSVDSARHELQEIRSSMLMTGLLDNESPGYEDEQVRKIQQVQEAMNKTENSRWMDGGQVLKQARKMAQKWVSDLQWENSHALYPENSMSRMFHPLNFNFGWTGMVHVLNQLGRIDNNLSFHNHAHQALQWMIKRYPFVQEETPQALYFGYGSVPWLLADTARRLGDRAGMAQAEHMALQVTAHTPIQTNISHGSAGLGLMLLGVHEAVGGSNLLLERAEQLAEHILHEEERVNDLSLWLLKEKAQRKNQLRQSLGFSHGVAGIGYFLLAMYHKTNGSRYRQAVTRIVETLEKTAYQGRYGYLWPAFAEKKDKLWVHWCNGSAGIGRFLFPAADVLGNPNAARLAMGSADAVASSSIFGTFGQCHGLAGNGDFLLLADRYHPGRYRPKLRNIACMLNTLKSDQSEQWKWPLEDMETFAPDYMTGYAGVYSFLLRLYHPVPGDEPLVYQGFHIQKEEKGYAASEHY; this is encoded by the coding sequence ATGAAAGATACAAGTAAATTGGAACGTATTCATAGATTTGATGACATGTTGCAATTCATAGTCGAGCATCTGCCCCCTGAAATCCAATGGTCGAGTAATGACCATTGGATTTGTTTTACACCGAATCTGTTGGAATTGCCAGAACAGGGTTGGAAGATTCATTTGAGTGTTGTTCCTGCCCAAGGGACAGAACTGTTGAAACGGATTGCTTTTTTTCTAATTGGTCAGAGAGTGCAATGGAAAGTGGTGAACAACGAAAGGAAGCTGATTGGAGCATCGGATGGTTCCATACCGTTGTCGCAGACGGGTAAATGTGTCACGATCTACACACCTGATGAAGATTGTCTGGTTGCACTTCTTCATAAACTCTATGTGATGACCGATCATCTTGAGGGTCCTGTAATTCCAACGGATTTAGCCTATTTGGACAGTTCCTGTGTTTATTTTCGATATGGAGCCTTCACCGATCGTTTCTACTATGATTTGTATACAAGCATGAAAATAAATTCTTTGTTGAATCCCGATGGAAAGCTAGAAGAAGACCAACGTATACCGGGGAGATACAAACCGGAGTGGATCAGGCTGCCAGAAGCCATACAAGATCGAATGAATTCCCGTCTCCCGGAGGCTTCATCAAACATGAAGAAAACGCATTCTGTACTTGTGGCCGAAAGTGAAAAGGTCAATCCTTTTGCGGAAAGAAATCTGCGCGTGATTAGGGTGCTGAAGAAATCGGGAAAAGGAGGAGTATTTCTCGTATCTACCCGAAATTTGCGTTCTGCTGTTATGAAAGAGGCTACAAATCGCATGAGGGTTGATCGATATGGTCGTTCCTGTCATGACTATTTATCAAACGAATTCAACATGCTGAAAAGACTGGAGCATACGGGAGTTGTACCCAAAGCCTTTGAACAGTTTTCTCAACAGCAGAACAGTTATCTCCTCATTGAATATTTCCAGGGTGTGAGTCTTCGAGAGTTTGTTTACAAAGGCTTGCTGACCGCAGAGCTGGACTTCACAGGGCTTTTTCCCATCTGTGAACAGCTTCTCGATCTGGTCTCCCTGTGTCATCAGTCTGGGGTTGCAATCAACGATTTGACGCCTAACAATATTGTGGTCTTACCAGACGGAAGCCTCAGGCTGATTGATCTCGAATTGGCGTGTAATCTAAATTCCTCTCCTGGTGAAGAATTTCTCCCTCTAAGGGGGTACACACCGGGATATGTGAGACGTGGCAGTGAACATGATCCGGCTCCAGGCATCGAAAATGATATATATGCGATGGGGGCTGTATTATTTTATATGGCCACATCCATTGATCCCTATCTCAAGTATCTGGATCAACTGCTTGTCTGTTGTAGATCCTATTTGGATGAAATTCCGGATAAAGGACTTGGAGAGCTTGGCAAGCTGGGAGTCCAATTGATGCAGGGGGATATCAGGAGTGTAGATAGTGCCCGCCATGAATTACAGGAAATCCGGAGCAGCATGTTAATGACTGGACTGTTGGACAATGAATCACCTGGGTATGAGGATGAGCAGGTCCGGAAGATTCAGCAGGTACAGGAGGCTATGAATAAGACGGAAAATAGTAGATGGATGGATGGGGGACAGGTGCTGAAACAGGCGAGAAAGATGGCGCAGAAGTGGGTATCAGATCTGCAATGGGAGAACTCTCATGCTTTGTACCCCGAGAACAGTATGTCACGTATGTTTCACCCCCTCAATTTCAATTTTGGTTGGACCGGAATGGTGCATGTGCTAAACCAGTTGGGTCGGATTGATAATAACCTTTCTTTCCATAACCATGCTCACCAAGCGTTGCAATGGATGATTAAGCGATATCCTTTCGTCCAGGAGGAAACACCCCAGGCTCTTTATTTTGGTTATGGTTCAGTACCCTGGTTGCTTGCTGATACAGCCAGAAGACTAGGTGACAGGGCAGGAATGGCACAGGCGGAGCATATGGCTTTGCAGGTGACCGCTCATACACCTATACAAACCAATATCAGTCATGGTTCAGCAGGATTGGGATTGATGTTGCTTGGTGTTCATGAAGCAGTAGGAGGAAGTAACTTGCTGCTGGAGCGGGCGGAACAGCTGGCAGAGCACATTTTGCACGAAGAGGAGAGGGTCAATGATCTAAGCCTCTGGTTGCTCAAAGAAAAGGCTCAACGTAAAAATCAGCTCCGACAATCCCTTGGATTTTCACATGGTGTTGCAGGAATTGGATATTTTCTCCTCGCCATGTACCACAAAACAAATGGGTCGCGTTATCGTCAAGCAGTGACACGGATTGTGGAAACCTTGGAGAAGACTGCTTATCAGGGGCGTTATGGTTATCTATGGCCCGCGTTCGCAGAAAAAAAGGACAAGCTATGGGTTCATTGGTGCAATGGTTCGGCCGGAATCGGCAGATTTTTGTTTCCAGCAGCTGATGTTTTGGGTAATCCCAACGCTGCCAGGCTGGCCATGGGATCGGCTGACGCGGTAGCCTCATCTTCGATATTTGGTACGTTTGGTCAGTGTCATGGTTTGGCGGGTAATGGAGACTTTCTACTGTTGGCAGACCGATATCATCCAGGGCGTTATCGCCCTAAATTACGGAATATAGCCTGCATGCTGAATACTCTGAAGAGTGATCAGTCTGAGCAGTGGAAATGGCCACTTGAAGATATGGAGACGTTTGCTCCCGATTATATGACAGGCTATGCGGGAGTATACTCTTTTCTGCTGCGGTTGTATCATCCCGTACCTGGAGACGAGCCTTTGGTCTATCAAGGATTTCATATACAAAAGGAGGAAAAAGGATATGCTGCTAGCGAGCATTACTGA
- a CDS encoding GNAT family N-acetyltransferase, with translation MLLASITDAMPGCLVEQGGYGSRYYANIDGFPLRSLLVLNHVKQGLIMDMCCEDGNVEQWQEQAERVVEIAGSRPLYAIVPETYRWKPGIHTEVVARRYKYAYDLDQIVEPIRRIPEPDWISVEGREEQLALMLYESDSMCPTIEVARQNIGDIYSGTYGQLLASSGLAMIGGQPVGGILLNDDFGRILISHIFVNPSIQQQGWAKWMLGKALHHVGENEGLRTVYGSVDASNTGSNRFVRSFGLREFPNMYHVVRVSLERDLT, from the coding sequence ATGCTGCTAGCGAGCATTACTGATGCAATGCCGGGTTGCCTTGTTGAGCAAGGGGGTTACGGGAGTCGTTATTATGCGAATATAGACGGATTTCCACTTAGATCCCTGTTGGTGCTGAACCATGTAAAGCAAGGGCTGATCATGGATATGTGCTGTGAGGACGGTAATGTGGAGCAGTGGCAGGAGCAGGCTGAGCGTGTTGTGGAAATTGCAGGCTCAAGACCGCTGTATGCAATTGTACCTGAAACCTATCGCTGGAAGCCCGGGATTCATACAGAGGTTGTTGCCCGGCGATATAAATATGCGTATGATTTGGATCAGATTGTAGAGCCTATCAGACGCATCCCAGAACCCGATTGGATTTCCGTTGAGGGAAGAGAAGAACAGCTTGCCCTTATGTTGTATGAAAGTGACTCGATGTGTCCGACAATTGAAGTAGCCCGACAAAATATCGGGGATATATATAGCGGAACGTATGGCCAGCTACTCGCTTCTTCGGGATTGGCTATGATAGGCGGACAGCCCGTCGGCGGCATCCTGCTGAATGATGATTTTGGGAGAATTCTGATTTCTCACATCTTCGTGAACCCGTCCATACAACAGCAAGGTTGGGCCAAATGGATGCTTGGCAAGGCACTTCATCATGTCGGGGAAAATGAGGGGTTACGCACCGTTTATGGCTCGGTTGATGCCTCCAACACGGGAAGTAATCGATTCGTTAGATCATTTGGATTAAGAGAATTCCCTAATATGTATCATGTTGTAAGGGTGTCTCTGGAGCGTGACCTGACATGA